TTTTCTCCTTGTATTCAGGAAAATAACAGCCTGAGTAATGGTCAGTGTCTCATACAGATCACAGAGAGTATCCAGCTTCCACTCCTGAACAAACGAAGGAGATGAGGAAATGCATCACCCCACTGACAGTTCAGTCCATAACAAGAATCCCGAACAAGGAATAAAATCCTAAAGCACCAACCAATTAAGCATGCTCTAGTGTGCAATTGTATTCAGTGGGACTCGAGAAGTGGGAACAAGGCACCAAGCAAAGTTTCTGCATCATCTGTTGCACCAAATCTTAAGACACAGGACACTGGACATTAAGAAAGAGGTCCACCCTAGTCAGTTTTGATCCAGTgcatgcattttcttcttcttgcgTGTACTCTGCTAGCATTATTACAGAGCCCAAAGCTCAGCCTTGGTTTCTGCAATTTTAGCACAGTGCTTTTAACAAGAAGGTAAGAGAATTTAACTCGTCCTGCAAAGCAAGTACAGCCGGTACCAACCTCTCTTTCAACATTGATGTAGAACTGCTTGATACCCTCCAGGGTCAGTTCTTCCTTCTTCACCAGAATCCGTATGGGATCTCTCATGAACTTTTTGGTCACTTCCAAGACATCCATTGGCATCGTAGCCGACAGCAGCACAACCTAGAATGCGTTACTCAATGTTAGCACACGCCTGGGACACCAGACAACTCAGCAGTTCTCTGCTACACTGCAACCAAACCTGCAGCCATCAATTTCATGAGTGAAAGGTTTTTACCTGGATGTTTGTGCTTAATTTTTGAAAGATCTCATAAATCTGATCCTTAAATCCACGGCTCAACATTTCATCAGCTTCATCCAGAACAAACATTTTGATCCATTTAGGTgctattaaaaaacaagaaaaaggactATGTCACAAAGTTTCAGAAACACACTCGACACTTTTATTAATGTCACTCTCCTTTAGGACTAAGCTTTCCAGTACACTCTCTATAATGACAGCAAATTCACAACTTAAGCTCTTGCTGGGTCTGAAAGATATATTGGAAATTTGTTATCAAGAGCAAAATTAAATTGGTACTTACACAGGTAGCGTCTGTTTAACATATCAAACACACGCCCTGGAGTTCCAACCACAATGTGCGGAGCCTCAGCCTGAAGCTTCTGCATCTCATTGCGAACATTTGTGCCACCAATACAAGCGTGGCATGTTGCTCCCATATAGTCTCCAAGGGCCAGAATTACCTTTTGAATCTAAAATAAAAGCCTTCCATTAGTATTAGTACCTGATGAAGATTAAGCCCCATTACCTCTGGTGCTTATGGACTTTGGAAGCTAACACAGCAAACAAGGATTACGCGGCTCTAATGGCTAGAGAGTTGCTATGTGCAATAACTGGTTATTATTTATGTGGTTCAACTAGAAAAGCTTAAGTCAGAGGAGTATTTAAGTTAAATTTTTTGTCCTTACTAGTTGAACTAGCTGAAGTGACCACCATGCATCTACTATGAAGTTAAAAAGCAGAGCTTCCAGAAAGGAACTCAAGTTTTGGGCTGTTAAGGCCCACACGTTAAACACTTGCGGAAAGTTCACAGAAGAGCGTACTTGTACAGTGCCATATTGCCAGGCTTTGAAACAAGTCTCACCTCACCGATGTCTTCAGATTAGAACTAAGGCTAAACACTCTGATCAGAGGTTCCAGTTCCACTGatctgctttttttatttgattttacacttctttcctgtctgatttggTATTTTTACCTTTACCATCAAGAATAATCTTCACTATAGCCTGGCATCTCagtatattttaattgaaaaagacaGGAATCTGTATGTAATTAGTTTCTACTCTGAGTTCTGTTCATCATTTTCAAGACCCCACATTACTGATATACATTAATCCTAAAAATTAAGTATACACTAAGGTTTTGTTAAGCACCCCCACTTAGTAAAACAATACCAAGCCCTGAAGGTGAAGTAGACATGCCAGAACATTCAGTCAGGAAAAcatcacagaaatacaaaaacaatGAAGTGACCACATGCGCACTGCAGTTTTCATGTTGCACAACTGCACGCAAGTTCAAATGGCTTCCAAAAAGTACATTTTGTTTCCACTCAGAACACTGTGCTTTAATAACagatcttgtattttttttctgctgaagatgCTCCCTCAGAACTGTACCCAGCAcagctgctggctcctgcagccctgccccagtGCACCCTGCACGGGCATCAACTCAACTGGTCAAGCAGGCAGAGAACTTGTGGGCCAGAAGCCAGTTTATATCCCCCATTACTCAACACAAAGAGGGTTCTGAATGGATATTAGTTACAGCCCCTTAAGAAGTCTGTTTATTGTCTCACAGTTGTGAAACCTGAAACCTATGCAACAcacaagcagctttttttttttttaactacactATCAATACCTGTTGAGCCAGTTCTCTGGTAGGGGCCAATACTAGTGCTTGGGTCTCCTTGAGATCAATCTCCAACTGCTGCAGGATGGAAATAGCAAATGTGGCTGTCTTGCCAGTCCCTGACTGAGCTTGAGCAATCACATCATACCCTAAAAAGAGTAGGATACACATTTACTGCTCCCACACAGGTCATTCatgtttttagttttattttattctctttgaaaGAAGTGATCAGTATTAAGAGTTCTCTCCATTTCAGGTCAGTCCCGAAAGATGGTGTACCATCATATCACTTGTTcaataaagattaaaaattagTATCATTGCACACTAATAAAATAGTGTACACATTTTACAGCACTTTCTTAATTATCCCATGTTGATATCAACAAACGAATCACATACATACCTTTGATGCATGGAATAATAGCTCTCTGCTGAATAGCTGAAGGCTTCTCAAAACCATAAGCATAAATGCCCCTTAAAAGGGATTCTTTTAAATTCATATCATCAAAATTGTCAACAATCTCATTCCAATTGctctgtaataaagaaaaaaaacagaaattattaaatcCAACACCTATCTCCACCAGCGATTACAGTCTCAAGTTAGTTCCCGTGTGCTCACCTCAATGACACCATCGGGGTCCATTCCCTCTGGGCCGCCATGGTCTCTGCGGGAAAGAGAACAAGCCGTTAGCACGGCAGCCGCTCACAGGCAGAGGCGAGCTGACGCCTTGGCTGCCAAAACCCCCGTCTGGAACCCCCGACACATCATCCCAGCAGGTGCTTTGGTATTTTGCCAACGGAGGgactcccaccccctccccaggggccCGGGTGCCGCTAACCCAAGTCCTCTGCTCTCAATGCGACAGAAGATGGTTCAAGCCTTTCAGCCGCAGCGAAGAAAAACCCACCGCAAAAACACGGCTCAATCCCgggcaaacagaagaaaaaaaaaaccaaaccaaaaaaacccatccgGCAAGCGGAGGCCCGCCACGTCCCGCTGATGGAGGAGCTGTGCCGCAGGCGGGGCTGCGCGCTCCGGGCCGACTCCGCcgcagcgccggggggggggtgtggggtgtgtgtgtgaggggtgggggcggcggagggggcggccgCCTCCCGGCTGCGCTGcggcttcccccccccagccccgccctgCGCCGCGCAACTCTCGCGAGAGCTCCACCCCTGGGATTGCGCAAATGGCGGCCGGCGCGCAGGCGGAGGAAGGCGCCGGGCGAGCGCCCGGGGGCCGCGCCCCTCCCCCCCGAAAAAAATGGTCTCGCCCTCAGCCGGGCCCCCACAGCCGGGGCGAACCAACGGCAGGACCGGGAGGGGGGACCCGGgcggggaaggagaagggaggagattttaaggaaaaaaagaagtcccgAACGAGGCGTTTAAACACGTTAATTTCAACTCAGCGCGGCGGGTACGGcgaaattaaaaaaatccctttttcagGAGTGGGGATTGTTAAAGAAAATCAGCGATGAAAAAACGAGCCCCGAGAAACAGAACTAAACCCCCACCGAACAGCGAGGAAGGGAGAGACAGTAGCGAAACGTCTAGAAgcgggaggggccggggcggcaGGCGCCGTCTAACTGCAGCGCCCAGCCGCCCCCAGAGCGCCGTCTCGAGCGCGCAGGCAGCCCCGCACACACGGCCCCGCTtctcgccctctccccggccgcccccgcccagCCTCCCAAGCCCCCTTCCGCGGAAAGGGCCCGGGGCCTCGGCACGCCGCGCCATACCTGCTATAATCCGCGGAGCCGCCTGACATGTTCCGAACACCAGCTCTGTCCTCAACTGAAAAGGCAAAACCTCCGCGGCGCCCGCTTTATATACCCGCCCCGCTGCCGGACTCGTTTCGCCCGTCTCTGCGCATGGATATACACCTCACGCCACAGCGAAAAAAGCACGAATCCCCTCGGATTGAGCCCCCTTCCCAAGAGACTCCCCTCACCTCACTGCCTGAGGTACTCCGGAGGGGGTGTCTGGGCCGCTCGGGCCACGAGCTCAGGGGAATCTGGAACTACTTTTTCCCCCTCAGGCGCGGAAGGATATTGCACCATTGACGGCGTGACAGCGACTCGCTCCTTCCTcccgctcgccccccccccccctcctgcgTACGGGGTTTCCTGCCCCGGCCCCTGCTGCAGCGCCGGGGAGGGGGAGTGAggggcggcgggaaggggcgAGGGCGGCCCGGGCGTGGCGGGGGGCAGCCGTGCTGAGGTGGACACCGAGCGGGCCATGCGGCGGCAGCCGCGGGGGGACAGAGCGGCTCCCTGTCATGGCTGAGTTTCCCCCGCCATGTCGGTTATTTTTAAAGCCCTGGAGTGGGGGGTGGCAGAGGAGAGCGGGTTTGTGAGGCGGAGGGAGGCGGCTCCTGGGCTGCGGGGCTCGTCCCCTCTTCCCCGCACACAGAAATggctccccctcctcttcctcctccctgctagACAAAAATGCACCCCGAATTCTCCCTTCTCGCCTTCTGATGAGGGGCAGTCCCGGTTGGGGTGGGCAGCGCTGGgtggcggggagcgcggccggagGGGCCgcgaggtgaggtgaggtgaggggGGAAGATGGCGGCGCCTGAGGGGACTGGGGGCGGCCTCGGCTCCCCGCGGCCCCTCTGGGCCCCAGCCCGGGGGGTTTGTGGGGATACCGGGCTGAATCGTGGGGATTTGTCAGGGGGTGTTGAAGGTGGATAATTGCTAATGGGGGTGAGGGCGGGTTTGGGGAGTATCTGTGAGAGACGGGCAGGACGGCCCTCGGGGCGCTGCTGAAAACGCGGTGCTGTGACAATGCTGCAGTTGGTAGTGTAGCGGTGTCCGCGGAAAAAATCCGTCAAGGCTGATTTAAAGGTTAGTGCGATCCCAAGTAAAGCAGTATGGAAGATGTTAGTGTGCAAACCAATTCACTGAAACGATCGGTGATTGTGCCCGTTGCTTTCATAATGTAGAAAAAAACGTCAATCATTTTAATGCTCTTCTCACATTTTATAACAATCCGTTCatcaatattttttctgtagGCAAATAATACGAATTGTAAGCAATAATTTGTGCCCACTTTAATGGGTTTATGTGTGTCACTTCTCAGACTTGTTTCCATAGTGATTATATATGAACGAATGTAGGCAGTGCCTGAAAAACTCGACCCTTTACTCATCTAGAATACTGTAAATTGTCTAGAACCATCTAGAATATCTGTAAAGGGAATCTGTGAGAGACTAGATGTACATTAGCTCTGCCTATGGTAGCATCTGCTGGGGCAATATTACCTGTGGAGATAATGCAACACTTATGAATAGCCTATCTAAATTATATAAATGCAGCTTCTCTCTCAACCCACCCTAATGCTCTCAAGTTTTGTCCACCCATGCTGGGTAGAAAATACTGAAGATGCTTCTTGTGTTCACAATTTAGACGTATAACAATAACTGGTGGCCTTTTGAAATGACTGATAGTCTGAGCCATGGACCGATAAACCTCTGCTTGTACAAGAAACAGGATGGACAGAAGAAAGAACATGAACACGGGTTCGCCTGGCACCACTAGGTTTACCATTAAAAATGACTTTGGATCTAGAAATAATACTAtggaatatttgtttttattaaggaacctgaacattttttaagaaagctgtaaaatgtatatactttttatttaagTATTGCAATTAGGCCTTAGTATATTTGCAAACCTGAGTGGAAGAAGTTTCTTGACGTGTGAATTTCAGGAAGGTAAGCCATCATTTTCCACAGactttaaatgtctttttaaaaaacagttatgATCTCAGAAACAAGTATCTAGTTTATCTTCTCCTGTAAAGAAATTAGTGTCATTTCAGATTACCTGTGTATTCAGACAACTTTGAAAGTTCACGTTTGACGAAAGTAGTTAACTAACAAGGCTTTCCAAGCTTGCTTTGGGGACAGTTATAGGAGAAACTGTTTCTGTTGCTCTAACTTTGTGCAAGTCTAGTTTTACTCCGCTTGACCAAACTTCAtgatgttcaaaaaaaaaaccccccaaaaacccacaaccccccaaaaaaccctcagaaaatgttttttgactATTAACTTCAATCAAtagacaatttttaaaattgtttttgttatttactGTCTGTAGTAAGGGCATCTGTGAGTCTCTTAGTCAGATGCCAAGATTTCTTTATGCAGACATGAGGCAACTATGGAGCGAAATAGTGTTACCTGTACCACAGAGCTCCTGATCACTAGCCTTTATAGAGGAGCTTGAAACTTCCATGTCTCGGAGGATTTTGTTCATCTGTGGTTTACTTGATGCTGGAATATAAAGAAAAGTCTGTGGGTGTATTGGTATCTCCTGTCACGTGGTCGTGTCAGAGTTTGACAAATCTGATAGTTGGCTGTGTTATTTGCTCTGGTTCATCGGTATTTTAATCCACCGCTATAAAATCAGATAGTCCCCAGTCAGGTGACCTCTCATCAGATGCTCAGTATTTGCCTTAAGTGTTGTAGACTGGAACTATGAAATTATGTTTTAAGAAACAAATTGTCAGTtcccattttaaagaaatttgtgTGGATGTTCCAGACCAAGGGATATGAGTAAAGGAATCCAGCCTTCCCCCCGTGAAAACCATTGTCTTGTTTCACCaaatgaaaagaggaaagaaattttgtttcattaactTGCGATAAGCAAAGAGTTGGAAACACTGAATCAGTCCTCCCTTTTTGTGAAACAAGATAGCAGAAATCTAGGATCTGCATCCTAGTAATGACCCCGGCTGTAGCAGCGGAAAAACTTGACATTTTGTACTCTTTAAAACCTGTGTACCTGAATACAGTGTTTGAGAAGTATCTCTTTGGTTAGTACGGCAGACAGCCGTACAGTACGGCAAACAGCCATTTCATTTGTGATCTCCTATCCAGTTTGTGTATTTTTAGACTGGTGGTAGCTGTGCTCTGCCTGGGATTATTTGTGTTCTGAACACGAAGCATCATAGTGAGAAGTATGGAAAGGTCAGATTTTGTTACTGACAAAATCTTGGATTGAACCTGGGATTTGTTATAGCCCCCTGACTTGAAGTCTTACTAAAATTTCTGCATCAGTCTCACCTGAAAACTTGCTCCTTGAGGGCCAGGTTCATGTTATCATGAGGCAGAAGAGATACCAAAAAGATACTAAATAATGTGTCTGTGCTACTAAAGATGGGATCCATGGCCACATTTATACGTGCACACTATATACTTCAGTAGATGTCACCCCAAAAGGCAATCCTAGTGAATCATGAGCTCTTTAGTGAGCGTGAACATAATTATACATTTATTAACAGGGGGTAACAGATGGACTAGCTGGTTTAGCAGCTGGGTTTCCAGTCATTATTCATGCAGATTGAAGTAAAGAATGATGTATCTAAAGAAAGCAGTAGGAGCTGCCACCTCCTGGAACTGAGCTCTGGTTGAGCAGTCCCTGCTCATCAATGTTCTGGCA
The sequence above is drawn from the Chroicocephalus ridibundus chromosome 6, bChrRid1.1, whole genome shotgun sequence genome and encodes:
- the EIF4A2 gene encoding eukaryotic initiation factor 4A-II, which translates into the protein MSGGSADYSRDHGGPEGMDPDGVIESNWNEIVDNFDDMNLKESLLRGIYAYGFEKPSAIQQRAIIPCIKGYDVIAQAQSGTGKTATFAISILQQLEIDLKETQALVLAPTRELAQQIQKVILALGDYMGATCHACIGGTNVRNEMQKLQAEAPHIVVGTPGRVFDMLNRRYLSPKWIKMFVLDEADEMLSRGFKDQIYEIFQKLSTNIQVVLLSATMPMDVLEVTKKFMRDPIRILVKKEELTLEGIKQFYINVEREEWKLDTLCDLYETLTITQAVIFLNTRRKVDWLTEKMHARDFTVSALHGDMDQKERDVIMREFRSGSSRVLITTDLLARGIDVQQVSLVINYDLPTNRENYIHRIGRGGRFGRKGVAINFVTEEDKRILRDIETFYNTTVEEMPMNVADLI